The Fervidicoccaceae archaeon genome contains a region encoding:
- a CDS encoding phosphoribosyltransferase yields MSSGVKFLSLTWNDVEEAVIELAERVEEAGERVDVVVGVMRGGWIVARLIADLLGVRDIGALEVKFYRGIQGRSERPVIVQPLLLDVRDRNVMIVDDVADTGKSLQVAVNAVNLYGPKTTKTLTLYVKPWSIIVPDFYYASTDRWIIFPWEPREIIEELVRAEYKAFPRSREELEAIAAEIAATTGIDVKRVAKILALIASSRDVGRSALK; encoded by the coding sequence ATGTCCTCGGGCGTGAAATTCCTATCTCTCACCTGGAACGACGTCGAGGAGGCCGTTATCGAGCTGGCCGAGCGCGTCGAGGAGGCCGGCGAGCGTGTCGACGTAGTCGTCGGAGTAATGCGCGGTGGCTGGATAGTCGCTAGGCTGATCGCCGACCTCCTCGGAGTGAGGGACATCGGCGCTCTAGAGGTTAAGTTTTATCGGGGGATCCAGGGGAGGAGCGAGAGGCCCGTCATAGTTCAACCGCTCTTGCTCGACGTACGCGATAGGAACGTCATGATAGTGGACGACGTGGCCGACACCGGAAAGTCTCTTCAGGTGGCCGTGAATGCCGTCAATCTCTATGGGCCCAAGACTACTAAGACTCTCACGTTGTATGTCAAGCCTTGGAGCATAATAGTCCCGGATTTCTACTACGCTTCGACCGATAGGTGGATTATATTCCCATGGGAGCCCCGCGAGATCATTGAGGAGCTCGTCCGCGCCGAGTACAAAGCCTTCCCTAGAAGCCGAGAAGAGCTCGAAGCTATAGCCGCTGAAATCGCCGCCACGACCGGGATCGATGTCAAGCGAGTCGCAAAGATTCTCGCGTTGATCGCGAGCTCGAGAGACGTGGGACGATCCGCGCTCAAGTAG
- a CDS encoding MoaD/ThiS family protein, with protein sequence MTRVRLLGSLRERLGSAIFEVEARRLSEVLRALRGAVPDLASSEGRPSGLYVILIDGVDYRVYGEDPELKPDSEVTLIPVSHGG encoded by the coding sequence ATGACCAGAGTAAGGCTGCTTGGTAGTCTGCGCGAGAGGCTGGGCTCCGCTATCTTCGAGGTCGAGGCGCGCCGATTGAGCGAGGTCCTGAGGGCTCTTAGAGGCGCGGTGCCCGACTTAGCCTCGAGCGAGGGCAGACCCTCGGGGCTCTACGTGATCCTCATCGATGGCGTCGATTATAGGGTCTACGGAGAGGACCCGGAATTGAAGCCCGACTCCGAGGTGACGTTGATCCCGGTCAGCCACGGTGGCTGA
- a CDS encoding ABC transporter ATP-binding protein encodes MSDDLLDFSALESAPRFIALTAATTPGLGAEILASSPRSTKELGSTSLGEEVAPSVFVAELESATKSYGRIKALDGLSLRVRAGEVLCLLGPNGSGKTTALRVLLGLVRPDSGVARIMGFNSFELPENVRRLVSYLPEDASPYERLTGRENLLLFARLYASTDQEEAEILERGVALAELGEHIDRRAGEYSKGMKRRLLLARTLMVGASLVVLDEPTSGLDVFTLVKLRRTLREYVEVRRASLVISSHAMLEVEPLCDRVALLREGRLVDEGALSELLEKYDARNLEEAFVAACREPQR; translated from the coding sequence ATGTCCGACGACCTCCTCGATTTCAGCGCGCTAGAGTCCGCCCCCAGATTTATAGCTTTAACCGCGGCGACCACGCCGGGCCTCGGAGCGGAGATTCTCGCGTCTTCGCCGAGGAGTACTAAAGAGCTCGGCTCGACTTCACTTGGCGAGGAGGTTGCGCCGAGCGTGTTCGTTGCTGAGCTCGAATCGGCGACGAAATCCTACGGGAGGATCAAAGCGCTGGATGGCCTGAGTCTGAGGGTTCGAGCAGGCGAGGTACTCTGTCTCCTCGGCCCCAACGGATCAGGGAAGACCACGGCGCTGCGCGTACTATTAGGTCTCGTGAGGCCCGACAGCGGCGTAGCCAGAATCATGGGCTTCAACTCCTTCGAGCTCCCGGAGAACGTGAGGAGGCTCGTCTCTTATCTGCCGGAGGACGCGAGCCCCTACGAGAGGCTCACGGGGCGCGAGAATCTCTTACTCTTCGCTAGGCTCTACGCATCTACAGACCAAGAGGAAGCAGAGATCCTGGAGAGAGGAGTCGCGCTCGCCGAGCTAGGCGAGCACATCGATAGAAGGGCGGGTGAGTACAGTAAAGGCATGAAGAGGCGCCTGCTGCTCGCGAGAACTCTCATGGTCGGCGCATCGCTCGTGGTCTTGGACGAGCCGACTTCGGGTCTAGACGTGTTCACCTTGGTGAAGCTCAGGAGGACTCTCAGAGAGTACGTGGAGGTTCGGAGAGCGTCTCTCGTGATCAGCAGCCACGCTATGCTGGAGGTGGAGCCCCTCTGCGATAGAGTCGCCCTCCTCCGAGAAGGCAGGCTGGTCGACGAGGGCGCTCTGAGCGAGCTATTGGAGAAATACGACGCCAGAAATTTGGAGGAGGCCTTCGTGGCGGCGTGCCGAGAGCCTCAGCGTTGA
- a CDS encoding ABC transporter permease subunit, whose protein sequence is MRWRKQRALLWKELLDLTRDRKTLLSAALLPLLVLPLMGAAAAVLSREQPVGVAIIVEDSYESEAQILARSLAELVERTSKAYDQKCVVAFVERRADALRDQSFDIVVVIPDGFSENLTSLNEAARLVVSARLDSAKLSVAEAVVLSAIEELSSREASRRIQRLSELANLAVDPRVVTKPIEIVLEAHRGAGLSATREEGAMLYSARLLAFALFFAVTPTTAYVSDAFMGEKERRTIEALLATPAKLSHLLISKLVASSALGLVAGIADVVGLLVYFELLGRALGGLQLGLSAGLVGVHSVAMTLTVFATSAMLTPVVTRAGSVRAANAASGLVTGLAMVVFFVVLFADPSRLPISHRCALYLVPQTHGALAVLKFASGQAIDAILHLTLLVAVSIALYALAYKRLDPEKLVAPLPSR, encoded by the coding sequence GTGAGGTGGAGGAAGCAGCGAGCTCTGCTCTGGAAAGAGCTCCTGGATCTAACCCGCGACAGGAAGACCCTCTTATCCGCGGCGCTGTTACCTCTCCTAGTTCTCCCTCTCATGGGGGCGGCGGCTGCCGTCCTCTCGAGGGAGCAGCCCGTGGGAGTTGCCATAATCGTCGAGGATTCCTACGAGAGTGAAGCCCAAATCCTCGCTCGCTCTCTGGCAGAGCTAGTGGAGAGGACCTCGAAAGCGTATGATCAGAAGTGCGTCGTGGCGTTCGTCGAGCGGAGAGCCGACGCCCTGAGAGACCAGAGCTTTGACATCGTAGTGGTGATACCCGACGGGTTCTCCGAGAATCTCACGAGCTTAAACGAAGCGGCACGCCTTGTCGTCAGTGCCAGGCTCGACTCGGCTAAACTCAGCGTGGCCGAGGCGGTGGTCCTCTCGGCGATCGAGGAGCTCTCCTCGAGAGAGGCATCGAGGAGGATCCAACGCCTCTCTGAGCTAGCGAACCTCGCGGTAGATCCTCGCGTAGTCACGAAGCCTATTGAGATCGTGTTAGAGGCTCACAGAGGAGCCGGGCTGTCGGCGACGCGAGAGGAGGGAGCAATGCTCTACTCTGCCAGGCTCTTGGCCTTCGCCCTCTTCTTCGCGGTGACCCCCACGACAGCTTACGTCTCCGACGCTTTCATGGGAGAGAAAGAGAGGCGCACGATCGAGGCCTTGTTAGCGACGCCGGCGAAGCTCAGTCATCTGCTGATAAGCAAGCTCGTCGCTAGCAGCGCGCTGGGCCTCGTAGCCGGCATCGCCGACGTCGTCGGATTGCTCGTTTACTTCGAGCTGCTGGGCCGCGCTCTCGGGGGCCTCCAGCTTGGACTGAGCGCCGGCCTCGTTGGCGTGCACTCCGTGGCCATGACGTTAACTGTCTTCGCGACCTCGGCTATGTTGACGCCCGTGGTGACCCGAGCAGGCTCGGTGAGAGCGGCCAATGCCGCATCGGGCTTAGTCACGGGCCTAGCGATGGTAGTCTTCTTCGTTGTGCTCTTCGCCGACCCCTCGAGGCTACCAATATCTCACAGGTGTGCCCTCTACTTAGTGCCTCAAACTCACGGAGCCCTGGCCGTGTTGAAGTTCGCATCGGGTCAAGCAATCGACGCAATATTGCACTTGACTCTGCTCGTCGCAGTCTCGATCGCGCTATATGCGTTAGCCTACAAGCGGCTAGACCCCGAGAAGCTCGTAGCACCGTTACCGAGCCGCTGA
- a CDS encoding metal-dependent hydrolase, translating to MARITWLGHAAFHVVLDDKNVLLDPWLSNPLAPAELPDPRAIELIVVTHAHGDHLGETLEIMKKSKRAKLVAIYELAEEIAESGVERERVIGGNIGGPIRTGVGNIEVALVPASHSSPRGCPVGAVLIGREAVIYHAGDTGLSADMQWIGELYAPDVALLPIGGHFTMDPKQAAYAVKLIKPRIAVPMHYGTFPMLYGTPEEFEREVAKVHPVTRVAKLRPGETLEI from the coding sequence TTGGCCAGGATAACCTGGCTAGGTCATGCGGCTTTCCACGTGGTCCTCGATGACAAGAACGTCCTGCTCGACCCGTGGCTGAGCAATCCTCTAGCTCCAGCCGAGCTCCCGGACCCGAGAGCGATCGAACTCATCGTGGTCACACACGCACATGGAGACCATCTGGGCGAGACCTTGGAGATCATGAAGAAGAGCAAGAGAGCTAAGCTCGTCGCGATCTACGAGCTAGCTGAGGAGATCGCGGAGTCGGGCGTTGAGCGAGAGAGGGTAATCGGTGGTAATATCGGTGGCCCGATAAGAACAGGCGTCGGCAACATCGAGGTGGCTCTGGTCCCCGCGTCGCATAGCAGCCCGAGGGGGTGCCCCGTGGGCGCCGTTCTGATAGGGCGCGAGGCCGTGATCTATCACGCCGGAGACACGGGTCTCTCGGCCGATATGCAGTGGATAGGCGAGCTCTACGCGCCCGACGTCGCGCTTCTGCCGATAGGCGGCCACTTCACGATGGACCCGAAGCAGGCCGCTTATGCGGTCAAGCTCATCAAGCCTAGGATCGCCGTTCCTATGCACTATGGCACCTTCCCCATGCTCTACGGCACCCCCGAAGAATTCGAGAGAGAGGTGGCGAAAGTCCACCCGGTCACGAGAGTGGCCAAGCTGAGACCGGGAGAGACCTTAGAAATATGA
- a CDS encoding preprotein translocase subunit Sec61beta, whose product MSSRRDRKRLGGPLSAAGLVSFYEELEAKVEISPTMVLLLSAAFITIVVLMRALL is encoded by the coding sequence TTGTCGTCTAGAAGAGACAGGAAGAGGCTAGGCGGTCCGCTGAGCGCCGCCGGGCTAGTGAGCTTCTATGAAGAGCTCGAAGCCAAGGTAGAGATCTCGCCGACTATGGTCCTGCTGCTCAGCGCCGCGTTCATCACGATCGTCGTGTTGATGAGGGCCCTGCTCTGA
- a CDS encoding proteasome-activating nucleotidase, which produces MSIAEEYDKIDADTLIEYVKFLERKVKELEQQNMKLRQEVNYYRQEVEKLMTPPLIEAVLLDLLPDGRAVVKSSSGPNLIVTVSSKIPREMLRPGLSVAINQRGSSLVEVLPEREDPYVKAMEVIERPKVRYSDIGGLSKQIEALREAVELPLLKPELFKKVGIEPPKGVLLYGPPGTGKTLLAKAVAGETNAVFISIVGSELVQKYIGEGARIVREVFELARRKAPSIIFIDEIDAIAAKRIDIGTSGEREVQRTMMQLLAEMDGFDPLDNVKIIAATNRIDILDPAILRPGRFDRIIYVPLPDRRGRIEIFNIHTRNMPLAEDFNVEVLADKTEGFSGADIKAVCTEAGYNAIRENRTVVVMKDFLQAIEKIREGKLNRDDVYLYTETLRRTSVQLST; this is translated from the coding sequence ATGTCGATAGCCGAAGAATACGATAAGATCGATGCAGACACGTTGATCGAGTATGTCAAGTTCCTCGAGAGGAAGGTCAAGGAGCTGGAGCAGCAGAACATGAAGCTCAGGCAGGAGGTGAACTACTACAGGCAGGAGGTGGAAAAGCTCATGACGCCACCGCTGATAGAGGCGGTGCTCTTGGATCTTCTGCCCGACGGCAGGGCGGTGGTCAAGAGCTCGTCGGGGCCTAACCTGATAGTCACGGTGAGTAGCAAGATCCCTCGAGAGATGCTAAGGCCGGGCCTGAGCGTGGCCATAAATCAGAGGGGCTCGAGTCTCGTGGAGGTGCTCCCGGAGAGGGAGGATCCCTACGTCAAGGCCATGGAGGTGATAGAGAGGCCGAAAGTGCGGTACTCCGATATCGGTGGCCTGAGCAAGCAGATAGAGGCGCTCAGAGAGGCGGTCGAGCTTCCTCTCCTCAAGCCGGAGCTCTTCAAGAAAGTGGGCATAGAGCCTCCTAAGGGCGTCCTGCTCTATGGCCCCCCGGGCACGGGCAAGACCCTGTTGGCGAAGGCCGTGGCTGGGGAGACGAACGCCGTGTTCATAAGCATAGTAGGCAGCGAGCTCGTGCAGAAGTACATAGGCGAGGGCGCTCGCATAGTAAGGGAGGTCTTCGAGCTGGCCAGGAGGAAGGCTCCATCTATAATCTTCATAGACGAGATCGACGCTATCGCGGCCAAGAGGATCGACATAGGAACGAGCGGAGAAAGAGAGGTCCAGAGGACTATGATGCAGCTTCTGGCGGAGATGGACGGCTTCGATCCCCTCGACAACGTCAAGATCATAGCCGCTACTAACAGGATAGACATACTTGACCCGGCTATCCTGAGGCCCGGTAGATTCGACAGAATAATCTATGTGCCTCTCCCCGATCGCAGAGGGCGCATCGAGATATTCAACATACACACGCGCAATATGCCCCTGGCTGAAGACTTCAACGTTGAGGTGCTCGCCGATAAGACCGAGGGGTTCTCGGGAGCCGACATCAAAGCCGTGTGCACCGAGGCCGGCTACAATGCGATAAGGGAGAACAGGACCGTGGTCGTAATGAAGGACTTCCTCCAGGCCATTGAAAAGATCAGAGAAGGCAAGCTGAACCGCGACGATGTGTACCTCTACACCGAGACTTTGCGTAGAACAAGCGTGCAGCTCAGCACCTGA
- a CDS encoding multiprotein bridging factor aMBF1 yields MCGSALRGEGREIFVEGALVRVCDRCFSRATRKRPLPESRAPRPTPRSVRPVERRRADLEVVENYAYLVRTAREKLGLTAAELAARIKEKESVVKRVESGRLRPTIELARKLERALGVKLLEKTSEGEEAARNDEIEIDVAVTLGELIGAGFNKKQPARE; encoded by the coding sequence ATCTGCGGCTCCGCGCTGCGCGGAGAGGGGCGCGAGATATTCGTCGAGGGTGCTCTCGTGAGGGTATGTGACAGGTGCTTCTCCAGGGCAACTCGGAAGAGGCCTCTCCCCGAGTCGAGAGCTCCGAGGCCAACTCCGCGCTCGGTCCGCCCCGTGGAGAGGAGGAGAGCGGACCTCGAAGTCGTGGAGAACTACGCCTACCTCGTGAGGACGGCTCGCGAGAAGCTTGGCCTAACCGCAGCCGAGCTGGCTGCGCGGATCAAAGAGAAGGAGAGCGTGGTGAAGCGCGTCGAGAGCGGGAGGCTCAGGCCGACGATCGAGCTAGCCAGGAAGCTCGAGAGGGCCTTGGGGGTCAAGCTCTTGGAGAAAACCTCCGAGGGCGAGGAGGCGGCGCGAAACGACGAGATCGAAATTGACGTGGCTGTGACCCTGGGAGAGCTGATCGGGGCGGGATTCAATAAAAAGCAGCCGGCGCGAGAGTGA
- a CDS encoding GTPase produces the protein MRRALLLVPADSEDFLVEELRALARVASYEIVGEVRLRRRGKSYALTEHKLAEISSKIEASGAEVVLCGAALPPSSILKIARRVKREVVDRTLLLLEVFERNAGSREAKLQIETARLKHMLPLLRESINLLKRGELPGFLSGGTYAADKYYLHVRKKVSENYKKLREIAERRWMLRARRRELGLPLVAITGFANAGKTSIFNALTGSTKEVGPVPFTTLTPKTARGPRLGGERDLSVLFIDTVGFIINVPPEVVEAFYSTLEEVVYSDVLLFVVDSSESLEALSFKIGEARRILANIGALHKPVLVVVNKIDLLNGEDLNVRLQVVREAASRAFPTLIGVVATSATKSVGLDFLVRSLWDYLSRSSTC, from the coding sequence TTGAGGAGAGCGCTGCTACTAGTGCCCGCAGATTCCGAGGACTTCTTAGTGGAGGAGCTGCGCGCTCTAGCTCGCGTGGCCTCCTACGAGATCGTGGGCGAGGTCAGGCTAAGAAGACGGGGCAAGAGCTACGCGCTGACCGAACACAAGCTCGCTGAGATCTCGAGCAAAATCGAGGCCTCGGGCGCGGAGGTGGTCCTGTGCGGAGCCGCGCTTCCGCCGAGCAGTATACTGAAAATAGCAAGGAGGGTCAAGCGCGAGGTCGTCGATAGGACCCTCCTCCTCTTGGAGGTCTTCGAGAGAAACGCGGGCAGCAGGGAGGCTAAGCTCCAGATCGAGACGGCGAGGCTCAAGCACATGCTGCCTCTTCTCCGCGAGAGCATAAATTTGCTCAAGCGAGGTGAGCTGCCGGGCTTCCTGAGCGGGGGCACGTACGCAGCAGACAAGTACTACCTTCACGTCCGCAAGAAGGTGTCCGAAAATTACAAGAAGCTCAGAGAGATCGCCGAGAGGCGCTGGATGTTAAGGGCGAGGAGGAGAGAGCTGGGCCTTCCTCTCGTCGCAATCACCGGCTTCGCTAACGCGGGTAAGACTTCCATCTTCAACGCTCTTACCGGGAGCACCAAGGAGGTCGGGCCAGTTCCATTCACGACGCTCACGCCCAAAACGGCGAGAGGCCCGAGGCTGGGTGGAGAGCGCGACCTGAGCGTGCTCTTCATAGACACGGTCGGCTTCATCATCAACGTGCCTCCCGAAGTGGTGGAGGCCTTTTACAGCACGCTGGAGGAGGTAGTCTACTCCGATGTCCTGCTCTTCGTGGTAGATTCCAGCGAGAGTCTCGAGGCGTTAAGCTTCAAGATAGGCGAGGCCAGGAGGATCTTGGCCAACATAGGAGCACTCCACAAGCCCGTGCTCGTCGTGGTCAACAAGATAGATTTACTCAACGGAGAGGATCTAAATGTGAGGCTCCAGGTCGTGAGAGAGGCCGCTTCGCGGGCCTTCCCGACTCTGATCGGAGTCGTGGCTACGAGCGCTACCAAGAGCGTGGGCTTAGACTTCCTGGTGAGAAGCCTTTGGGATTATCTGAGCCGCTCGTCTACGTGTTGA
- a CDS encoding tRNA (cytidine(56)-2'-O)-methyltransferase (catalyzes the S-adenosyl-methionine-dependent 2'-O-ribose methylation of C56 in tRNA transcripts) → MGLSEPLVYVLRIGHRPARDRRLTTHVALAARALGASGFILAGECDASPLRSLLKVEKLWGRGLDLIACGLGWRDYVDLWKRMGWLVVHLTMYGLPLLDVVEELRRARRPILAVVGSEKVPQELFELADYNVSVTSQPHSEVSALALFLDAIYNRAELEYRTLEGARLIVQPSARGKKVTST, encoded by the coding sequence TTGGGATTATCTGAGCCGCTCGTCTACGTGTTGAGAATAGGTCACAGGCCAGCGAGAGACAGGCGCCTCACGACCCACGTAGCGCTGGCCGCGAGAGCCCTCGGAGCGTCCGGCTTCATCTTAGCGGGCGAGTGCGACGCGAGCCCGCTGCGGAGCTTGCTCAAGGTGGAGAAGCTCTGGGGCCGCGGTTTGGACCTGATCGCGTGCGGACTCGGGTGGAGAGATTACGTCGATCTCTGGAAAAGAATGGGGTGGCTCGTCGTTCATCTAACGATGTACGGACTCCCTCTCTTAGACGTAGTCGAGGAGCTAAGGAGAGCGAGGAGGCCGATCCTAGCCGTCGTTGGGTCCGAGAAAGTCCCCCAAGAGCTCTTCGAGCTGGCAGACTACAACGTGTCCGTGACCTCTCAGCCTCACAGCGAGGTCTCTGCGCTGGCCCTCTTTCTCGACGCGATTTATAATAGGGCCGAGCTCGAGTATAGGACACTTGAGGGTGCCAGGTTAATCGTTCAGCCTTCCGCCAGAGGGAAGAAGGTGACAAGCACATAG
- a CDS encoding DNA cytosine methyltransferase, which translates to MRGGSSRYAVVDIFCGAGGFARGFRDEGFSIIFGVDSARAPARTFKENFPEAVVLAEDVKEIDGELVVTLTGKTPDVIIGSPPCEPFTPANPKRMEKPIDRLYVDPIGRLVLHFIRIIGELRPRIWIMENVPGLLEGELREALRREFGRVGYREIYFHVLRAEDFCTPSKRTRVFVSNVRLTPSMCERAISVEEALRGLPPPGPEPPNHEPSPISSRKLRRIRALRRGEAMIYYEGHGGRKLPNFTRLRPNEPAPPVLGSSRFVHPHEDRLLTVREQARLMGYPDDHVFLGGRDEQYNMVGESVPPTLSRALARSVLEQLEKGGGE; encoded by the coding sequence ATGAGGGGCGGGAGCTCAAGGTACGCAGTCGTTGACATCTTCTGCGGAGCTGGAGGATTTGCTCGCGGCTTTCGCGACGAGGGCTTCTCGATAATCTTCGGAGTAGACAGCGCGAGAGCGCCCGCTAGAACCTTTAAAGAGAACTTCCCCGAGGCGGTCGTGCTAGCCGAGGACGTGAAGGAAATAGACGGAGAACTTGTAGTCACGTTAACGGGGAAGACGCCCGACGTAATCATCGGTAGTCCCCCATGCGAGCCCTTCACCCCCGCTAATCCGAAGAGAATGGAGAAACCTATCGATAGACTCTACGTTGACCCGATCGGGAGGCTCGTATTACACTTCATCAGGATAATCGGAGAGCTCAGGCCGCGGATTTGGATCATGGAGAACGTGCCGGGCCTCTTAGAGGGGGAGCTCAGAGAAGCCCTAAGACGGGAATTCGGTCGGGTCGGCTATAGGGAGATATACTTCCACGTCCTGCGCGCCGAGGACTTCTGCACCCCGAGCAAGAGGACGCGCGTATTCGTCTCCAACGTGAGATTGACGCCGAGCATGTGCGAGCGAGCAATAAGCGTTGAGGAAGCCTTGAGGGGTCTCCCGCCGCCGGGTCCGGAGCCGCCGAACCACGAGCCATCCCCCATCAGTTCGAGAAAGCTCAGGAGGATAAGGGCCTTGAGAAGGGGCGAAGCCATGATCTATTACGAAGGTCACGGCGGGAGGAAGCTTCCGAACTTCACTAGGTTAAGGCCCAACGAACCGGCTCCGCCAGTTTTAGGCAGCAGCAGATTTGTGCATCCTCACGAGGATAGGCTGCTCACCGTGAGAGAGCAGGCGAGGCTCATGGGCTACCCCGATGACCACGTGTTTTTGGGTGGCCGAGACGAGCAGTACAACATGGTCGGCGAGAGCGTGCCCCCCACGCTCTCGCGGGCTCTGGCTCGATCGGTCCTCGAGCAGCTCGAGAAGGGAGGCGGGGAGTAG
- a CDS encoding RecB-family nuclease — MRRARVALLLHDVSSGSALVSFVKTALAYRDLLEVVIISRATGGAAQYGIADASKALYRESVAMLVVQDIPDVLELFPGRNLIFFSRRHGEPFTTLRDLGELGGSLLCFSGSETGFARNEIPEGARAVYPSGAQREMTPDAYLSIVMHLLVNEVQSTRSAGG, encoded by the coding sequence GTGAGACGAGCCCGGGTGGCGCTATTGCTTCACGACGTGAGCAGCGGGAGTGCGCTCGTAAGCTTCGTGAAAACCGCGCTGGCATACCGAGATCTGCTCGAGGTAGTGATAATATCTCGCGCGACTGGAGGAGCCGCGCAGTACGGCATCGCCGATGCCAGCAAAGCGCTCTACAGAGAGAGCGTGGCGATGCTGGTCGTGCAGGACATACCGGATGTGCTCGAGCTCTTCCCGGGCAGGAACCTGATCTTCTTCAGCAGGAGGCACGGGGAGCCCTTCACCACGTTGAGAGATCTAGGAGAGCTCGGCGGGTCTCTGCTCTGCTTCTCGGGGAGCGAGACGGGCTTCGCGAGGAACGAGATTCCAGAGGGAGCACGAGCTGTCTATCCCAGCGGCGCTCAACGTGAAATGACCCCGGACGCCTATCTATCGATAGTGATGCACTTACTCGTCAACGAAGTCCAATCGACGAGAAGCGCGGGAGGCTAG
- a CDS encoding GTPase, with amino-acid sequence MSSKKRTLRNLHLPQYDELYSKVYSRVGRLLTKQRRSGSGDPRREALEILDTAYNVLKTKLDAYRELYEMVREKPAALQYIETVHGSGALRTLKTVAYISTRLTNLWRNLRKHVAYYEADRVKRFSLQCAARLLSYVRRRRKLLEKALEMKRELSELPLDGGPLIVIIGPPNAGKSTLARAIADIKTEVGDYPFTTREPVPGTTDKILPFARVTVVDSPGLLAREKLNPIERRAMAMARMPGSLLIYLLDPDPNSPVERESQLKLLRELALLNPNVVVAVNKIDAWRDHALELGAAAKEKGFEPIYISALRGENIGELIDRLRTLLEKKLSRGAAS; translated from the coding sequence ATGAGCTCAAAGAAGCGAACGTTGAGGAATCTGCACCTACCCCAATACGACGAACTTTACTCTAAGGTCTACTCGAGAGTGGGCAGGCTTCTGACCAAGCAGCGGCGGAGCGGGTCCGGAGACCCAAGACGCGAGGCCCTCGAGATACTTGACACGGCCTATAACGTGCTGAAGACGAAACTCGACGCGTACCGCGAGCTCTACGAAATGGTGAGGGAAAAACCCGCGGCTCTCCAATACATAGAGACGGTCCACGGTAGCGGCGCTCTTAGGACGCTCAAGACCGTCGCCTACATCTCGACTAGGCTGACGAACCTCTGGAGGAATCTTCGCAAACACGTTGCCTACTACGAGGCCGACCGCGTCAAAAGGTTCTCGCTTCAGTGCGCGGCTAGACTCCTCTCCTACGTCAGGAGGAGGCGCAAGCTCTTGGAGAAGGCGCTCGAGATGAAGCGGGAGCTCTCCGAGCTGCCGCTCGACGGAGGGCCTCTGATCGTTATAATTGGGCCCCCCAACGCCGGAAAAAGCACGCTCGCGCGAGCGATCGCCGATATAAAGACCGAGGTAGGCGACTACCCCTTCACGACGCGCGAGCCCGTGCCCGGGACGACAGATAAGATACTGCCTTTCGCGAGGGTAACCGTAGTCGACAGCCCCGGGCTCCTGGCTAGGGAGAAGCTGAATCCGATCGAGCGTCGGGCTATGGCCATGGCGAGAATGCCGGGTTCTCTCTTGATCTACCTCCTCGACCCTGACCCCAACTCGCCCGTCGAGAGGGAGTCTCAGCTTAAGCTATTGAGGGAACTGGCCCTTCTCAATCCCAACGTCGTTGTCGCGGTAAACAAAATCGATGCGTGGAGAGATCACGCGCTCGAGCTAGGGGCCGCAGCGAAGGAAAAGGGCTTCGAGCCGATTTATATAAGTGCGTTGAGGGGAGAGAACATAGGAGAGCTCATCGATAGACTAAGAACTCTGCTCGAGAAGAAGCTGAGTCGAGGAGCCGCGTCTTGA
- a CDS encoding translation initiation factor IF-2 subunit beta — translation MSGKTAILKDYEYLLQRLYLKAPSPASSGERFQLPKPDVVKVGNETVFRNLKEFAYLMKREPQLLVRYLLRELGVSGTYDEESGILKIGTTVSAQGLYALMERFAKQYVICPTCGRPDTRLEKRGRIFFMKCDACGAEQSMKAF, via the coding sequence TTGAGCGGGAAGACAGCGATTTTGAAGGACTACGAATACCTACTGCAGCGGCTCTACCTCAAGGCACCGAGCCCTGCGAGCTCGGGCGAGAGATTCCAGCTGCCTAAACCCGATGTGGTTAAAGTGGGAAACGAGACCGTATTCAGGAATCTGAAGGAGTTCGCTTATCTAATGAAGAGAGAACCGCAATTGCTCGTAAGGTATCTGCTCAGGGAGCTTGGCGTATCGGGGACTTATGACGAGGAGTCCGGCATTCTCAAGATAGGGACCACGGTGTCTGCGCAGGGGTTGTATGCTCTAATGGAAAGGTTCGCTAAACAGTACGTAATCTGCCCAACTTGCGGAAGGCCCGACACGAGATTGGAGAAGAGAGGCAGAATTTTCTTTATGAAGTGCGACGCTTGCGGCGCCGAGCAGTCCATGAAGGCGTTCTAA